One segment of Streptomyces roseifaciens DNA contains the following:
- a CDS encoding PspC domain-containing protein, translating into MSAKLVRPRNHRMIAGVCAGLAERYGMSRTTMRVIFLLSCLLPGPQFLLYIALWILLPSEKSHQGHGGAAHSW; encoded by the coding sequence ATGTCCGCCAAGCTGGTCCGTCCCCGCAACCACAGGATGATCGCCGGGGTGTGCGCCGGTCTGGCCGAGCGCTACGGAATGTCCCGCACGACGATGCGGGTGATCTTCCTGCTCTCGTGCCTGCTGCCCGGCCCGCAGTTCCTGCTCTACATCGCCCTGTGGATCCTGCTGCCCTCGGAGAAGTCGCACCAGGGCCACGGCGGGGCGGCGCATTCCTGGTAA
- a CDS encoding VanZ family protein, giving the protein MQGHGYGGTPALRYRYRVAGCVLLVAHLLAVVWLALRPLTVPWVSASHLEPLATIRADLALGPWEATRAIGAGVLPLAPLGVLLPWARGRVAASSLGSLTRTVFTAAMVSLALQVVQSGVVGQVLDVDALLLNVTGVAALHLAVVPAVRARLRRRGEGPRPEPIRREETPQGVTPTIPRVGIAP; this is encoded by the coding sequence GTGCAGGGTCATGGTTACGGCGGCACGCCCGCCCTCCGATACCGCTACCGCGTCGCCGGCTGCGTGTTGCTCGTCGCCCATCTGCTGGCGGTGGTCTGGCTCGCCCTGCGCCCGCTGACGGTGCCCTGGGTGTCCGCCTCCCACCTGGAACCGCTGGCCACGATCCGCGCCGACCTCGCCCTCGGGCCGTGGGAGGCCACGCGGGCCATAGGGGCCGGGGTGCTGCCGCTGGCCCCGCTGGGGGTGCTGCTGCCCTGGGCCAGGGGCCGGGTGGCCGCGTCGTCGCTGGGCTCGCTGACCCGCACCGTCTTCACCGCCGCGATGGTCTCGCTGGCGCTGCAGGTGGTGCAGAGCGGCGTCGTGGGCCAGGTGCTGGACGTGGACGCGCTCCTGCTGAACGTGACGGGGGTGGCGGCCCTGCACCTGGCCGTCGTCCCGGCGGTCAGGGCCCGTCTCCGTCGCAGGGGTGAGGGCCCCCGACCGGAACCCATACGCCGTGAGGAGACCCCTCAGGGTGTCACCCCGACGATCCCCAGGGTCGGGATCGCCCCTTAG
- a CDS encoding sensor histidine kinase, which yields MKLSLRRISLRLRLMLVFALVALAAAVSASAIAYWLNRDAVLTRTQDAALDDFRKSLQDNTGTLPLGPTCQELQAAAERMAATSQKYEVLLIDTGEGGRACAAPSDRDLFSLKVVPKSLQAAVNRERRVDDSNRYAYHLYWQRITLDGKPYLVGGAKVIGGGPTGYLLKSLENERADLNSLAWSLGIATALALIGSALLAQAAASTVLRPVQRLGDAARRLGEGKLDTRLHVSGTDELADLSRTFNKTAESLEKRVEELSAREAASRRFVADMSHELRTPLTAITAVTEVLEDEADNLDPMIAPAVQLVVSETRRLNDLVENLMEVTRFDAGTARLVLDDVDVADQVTACIDARAWLDAVELDAERGIVARLDPRRLDVILANLIGNALKHGGSPVRVSVRTEDDALRIDVRDHGPGIPEEVLPHVFDRFYKASASRPRSEGSGLGLSIALENAHIHGGEITAANSPEGGAVFTLTLPRDVSGLEEQPAGDRDGGNGEGGR from the coding sequence ATGAAGCTGAGTCTGCGCCGGATAAGCCTGCGGCTGCGGCTGATGCTCGTCTTCGCCCTGGTGGCCCTGGCCGCAGCCGTCTCCGCGTCCGCCATCGCCTACTGGCTCAACCGCGACGCGGTGCTCACCCGCACCCAGGACGCGGCCCTCGACGACTTCCGCAAGTCCCTGCAGGACAACACCGGCACGCTGCCGCTCGGGCCGACCTGCCAGGAGCTGCAGGCGGCGGCCGAGCGGATGGCGGCCACGTCGCAGAAGTACGAGGTGCTGCTGATCGACACCGGCGAGGGCGGCCGGGCCTGCGCCGCGCCCTCCGACCGCGATCTGTTCTCGCTCAAGGTCGTGCCGAAGTCGCTGCAGGCGGCCGTCAACCGCGAGCGGCGCGTCGACGACTCCAACCGCTACGCGTACCACCTGTACTGGCAGCGCATCACGCTGGACGGCAAGCCGTACCTGGTGGGCGGCGCGAAGGTGATCGGCGGCGGCCCGACGGGCTACCTGCTGAAGTCCCTGGAGAACGAGCGCGCCGACCTCAACTCGCTGGCCTGGTCGCTGGGCATCGCCACGGCCCTGGCGCTGATCGGCTCCGCGCTGCTCGCGCAGGCCGCCGCCTCGACCGTGCTGCGGCCCGTGCAGCGGCTCGGCGACGCGGCCCGCCGGCTCGGCGAGGGCAAGCTCGACACCCGGCTGCACGTGTCGGGCACGGACGAGCTGGCCGACCTGTCGCGCACCTTCAACAAGACCGCGGAGTCGCTGGAGAAGCGCGTCGAGGAGCTCAGCGCCCGGGAGGCGGCGAGCCGCCGCTTCGTCGCCGACATGTCGCACGAGCTGCGGACCCCGCTCACGGCCATCACGGCCGTGACCGAGGTGCTGGAGGACGAGGCGGACAACCTCGATCCGATGATCGCCCCGGCGGTGCAGCTCGTGGTGAGCGAGACCCGCAGGCTGAACGACCTGGTGGAGAATCTGATGGAGGTCACCCGCTTCGACGCGGGCACGGCCCGGCTCGTGCTGGACGACGTGGACGTCGCCGACCAGGTCACCGCCTGCATCGACGCCCGCGCCTGGCTGGACGCCGTCGAGCTGGACGCCGAGCGCGGCATCGTGGCCCGGCTCGACCCGCGCCGCCTGGACGTCATCCTGGCCAACCTCATCGGCAACGCCCTCAAGCACGGCGGCTCGCCGGTGCGCGTCTCGGTCCGCACCGAGGACGACGCGCTGCGCATCGACGTGCGCGACCACGGCCCCGGCATCCCCGAGGAGGTGCTGCCGCACGTCTTCGACCGCTTCTACAAGGCGAGCGCGTCCCGTCCGCGGTCGGAGGGCAGCGGCCTCGGCCTGTCCATCGCCCTGGAGAACGCCCACATCCACGGCGGCGAGATCACCGCGGCCAACTCCCCCGAGGGCGGCGCGGTCTTCACCCTGACCCTGCCGCGGGACGTCTCGGGCCTGGAGGAGCAGCCGGCCGGGGACCGGGACGGCGGGAACGGGGAGGGCGGCCGGTGA